The genomic region AAATATTTGAATGTGAAAGGAGTGTTTCCTTTGCCACGCATAGCCCGTATAAAAGCTCCGGATACCGTCCACCATGTGATGTGCCGCTCCATAAGCGAGCTTACCCTGTTTAAAAACTACAAAGACAAGGTAAAATACTTAGAGCTTCTTGCACTGTACTGCGAAAAATTCCAGTGCAGCATACTCTCATACTGCCTTATGGATACCCATGTCCACATACAGCTAGACCCTAGGGGATCTGACATGTCCAAGTTCATGCACGGCATCAATCTTTGCTATGCCCAGTATTACAACAAAAAGTACAGAAGGCACGGTCATGTTTTCCAAGGCAGGTTCTTAAGCAGGGCAGTCTTTGACGATGTGTATAACCTGGTGGTATCAGCATACATCCACAACAACCCCAAAGACATTCCCGATTACAGGGATGCTGTACATACCTACCCTTATTCATCTTACGGAATATACCTTGGAAACTACGACTATGACTTCGGCCTGGCTGACCCAGACTTTATTCTATCTCAATTTGCCAGTAACCCAAAAGAAGCCATGGTAAGATACGCCGAGTTTGTCTCTTCCTGCAACAAGGTCACACAAAAGGAAAAGTACTACGAGCTCATAGACGACTATGTCAAAAACGACAAATACGATTACAAAAGCGAAAGAGTCGTAATCTACAGGGATTATTCTCCACATGAAATCCTTAATGCAGTGGAATCAGCTCTTAAAACTGAGATTCCCAACTTCATCAACGTCAAATATAACCGCAGCCTTTCAGATGCAAGAGCTGTATCTACATTTTTGATGCGCTGCCTCTGCGACTTCACATACAAGGACATCTGCAAGACTTTAGGCAACATTACTGCAAGCCAGGCAGCTAATCTTTGCAACAAGGGTTATGAGTTGATCAAGTCGATCCCCAAATATCAAAATATCTACCCGGAGATCCTAGATTTCATAAAACCTAAAGCTTCATAAGGATAATTAAAAATCATTTTCCCCACTCCTCCAAACCGGTGGATTAGTTTTGTTGTGATCGTTTGCATTTCTTGTCTTTTGATAGTTCGCTATGATTAATCATTTAATCATAGCAACAAAGGTTAAGGATGTTTTTATACACCCTTAATGTCAGTTTTGACGGTTGGTTGTGAAGTGTCCCCTTTTATTCCTTTTATTCCAAAGGATGCTTTTATACACCCTTAATGTCGGTTTTGACGGTTGGTTGGGAAGTGTCCCCTTTACATTCAAGAAAAATATTTATACGTTTGCTGGCTTAAGCAATGTAGACTCAAACTTATACACAAAACTATCCTATATAAGTTCATTTACTATTGCCCTTTGACTCATTTTCAATGAGCTTTTTTTATGAGCTTCAATAGAATATCCCTGTCCCAAAGTATTACTCCATTGCATTCAGCCAACTGAATCGCTGACGGTGTAAACCTCTGATTTGTCATTACAATTCCTACATTGCATTTATAATAGTTTTTACCAGCATAGACTTCTTGCACTGCGCTGTTTCCGATATCTGAAGAGTAACATTTGCATTGAATACCATATTTAATACTATCCTGATATGCAATAATATCTATTCCTTGGTCTCCGGAAGTAATAGTCATTGATACATCCTCGTATCCATTCTTCATCAGAAGTTGTGCGCAGAATCTTTCAAACTGCACGCCATCCATATTATCAAAATTTGTTTCTAATGTTTGGGCTTGATCCATTTCATATGCCGCTCCAGCTTCATTAGTCGATGGTTTATTGCCTGTGTTGTAATCATTACACATCCATTCCCATTCCTTAACAACTTTTTTCATTGGAATCGTATCAAGTGGGTTTATAATTACAGTATATTCAACTTCATTCGTTTCAGTAGAAAACAAATATACTTTGTAATGCGCACCATATCTTTGTGCTGCAACATATTCGGCTTCGCTCAATTTAAAAGAATCACCTAGTGTTCCAACATTTTTAACGGCAATATAGAACACTTCTCCATCTGGAGATGTACTAACGACAGAGTATTCCGTAGATTTTTTCTCAACATTTTTTGCAGTAAAACCTAATAGACTTTCTAAGGAAATACAGTTTTGTACAGGGGTTTTCCACTTATTAATCGTCATTCGAGTAGAATTAGCAACTGAACTCAAACTGACATCCTGCAAAGGCCCTATCTTCGGTTTCCTACTATATTTATTCTTAAGTAGTAATCCATAAGCCGGATATCTCATAATTATGTTTTCAGTTTCCTTAGCGTTTAGCAAATTCTTTATACCATTGACATAATCTATGTTTAATTCTGTATCTGAATCCGTTTCTATCAACCGCGAAAATCCATTATTGGTCGGCACCAAAATGCGTCCTAGTAATTCCTCCTCAAAAAAGAGACTTCGATTACCATACACAAAGATTTTGCACATCAATTCTATAGGAATCCTTCTTACACAATCCGGCTTTGTCATTAACTCCACTAAGTCTCTGATATGGATTTCGGTCGCACCAAGATTAACTAGCAGTGTGTCTATTTTATCTATAAATTCCAACCATTCTTCACGTACTGTGTAATCTGCCAAGAAAGACGCAACCTGCAGAACCGCTAATCTTTCTGGGCGGTTTAACCACTTCTGAAATAGTTTAGCATTTGAAGGAGAAACATATTGACCATTATTTAATGTAACCCATGAATAAGTTCGCAGTTTTTCTAATAACCCATTTTCAAATTGTGAAACCAAAGAATTCAGTGTAGTATGATTACACAATAATGCGATAATCTGATACAGTCTTACATCATTAGTTCGAGCAACATGCACGATTGTCTCTGCATACAAATGTTGCAAGCTTTTAATTGATGCATTAGTGATTTCATCAAGAATAATATGCTTTCTGGATGGATCTGTGGAGAAGTCCGCATTTACCTTAAATGGAAATCCCGTTTTATCCAGAGTAGGTAAAAAACAATGGAATACTGCTTCTTCATTTTCACACGGAATGATTCCCTTTACGGAATCATACTTGAATGCCAAACTAACGTTATTC from Alkalibacter saccharofermentans DSM 14828 harbors:
- a CDS encoding transposase produces the protein KYLNVKGVFPLPRIARIKAPDTVHHVMCRSISELTLFKNYKDKVKYLELLALYCEKFQCSILSYCLMDTHVHIQLDPRGSDMSKFMHGINLCYAQYYNKKYRRHGHVFQGRFLSRAVFDDVYNLVVSAYIHNNPKDIPDYRDAVHTYPYSSYGIYLGNYDYDFGLADPDFILSQFASNPKEAMVRYAEFVSSCNKVTQKEKYYELIDDYVKNDKYDYKSERVVIYRDYSPHEILNAVESALKTEIPNFINVKYNRSLSDARAVSTFLMRCLCDFTYKDICKTLGNITASQAANLCNKGYELIKSIPKYQNIYPEILDFIKPKAS
- a CDS encoding restriction endonuclease, whose translation is MNSIIKIISQEFLNEAKASPRMLEDLAAMEKYMSESYDGRTFIELLQNADDTGAKKVIAFTVGDSLIVANDGRPFDKNDIMAICRSGASDKQRGNNIGYRGIGFKSTTTISTEIVIHSANAFFTFSKSVCAKTLGMQADRVPTVRIPFLYDEKTLTKELRTVLSKYKCDGFTTFFIFTGANITKFIGELETFDEGWLLFLKSVAKVEINCSYYSKKCEVVRNQLNNKDCIVGIAGKDKQWYLITSNNVSLAFKYDSVKGIIPCENEEAVFHCFLPTLDKTGFPFKVNADFSTDPSRKHIILDEITNASIKSLQHLYAETIVHVARTNDVRLYQIIALLCNHTTLNSLVSQFENGLLEKLRTYSWVTLNNGQYVSPSNAKLFQKWLNRPERLAVLQVASFLADYTVREEWLEFIDKIDTLLVNLGATEIHIRDLVELMTKPDCVRRIPIELMCKIFVYGNRSLFFEEELLGRILVPTNNGFSRLIETDSDTELNIDYVNGIKNLLNAKETENIIMRYPAYGLLLKNKYSRKPKIGPLQDVSLSSVANSTRMTINKWKTPVQNCISLESLLGFTAKNVEKKSTEYSVVSTSPDGEVFYIAVKNVGTLGDSFKLSEAEYVAAQRYGAHYKVYLFSTETNEVEYTVIINPLDTIPMKKVVKEWEWMCNDYNTGNKPSTNEAGAAYEMDQAQTLETNFDNMDGVQFERFCAQLLMKNGYEDVSMTITSGDQGIDIIAYQDSIKYGIQCKCYSSDIGNSAVQEVYAGKNYYKCNVGIVMTNQRFTPSAIQLAECNGVILWDRDILLKLIKKAH